One window of the Rhizobiaceae bacterium genome contains the following:
- a CDS encoding NAD(P)H-quinone oxidoreductase translates to MTDTLPDRMTAIAITEPGGPRVLKPERRPLPEPDTGEILIRVKAAGVNRPDVLQRKGAYPPPPGASDLPGLEVSGIVVACGEGAERWRIGAEVCALTPGGGYAEYVKVHESNALPIPHGFTFTEAAALPETFFTVWHNVFERGALKPGEFLLVHGGSSGIGTTAIQLATQLGSKVIVTAGSAEKCAACEKLGAVRAINYRTEDFVAVVKEVTGGKGADVILDMVAGDYVAKNYHAAAMDGRIVQIATQAGAVASADFARLMMKRLTHTGSTLRPRGVEFKGAIAAALEANVWPLLAERRIAPVMDMIFPLTEAWRAHERMEEGEHIGKIVLDVA, encoded by the coding sequence ATGACTGACACGCTTCCCGACCGGATGACGGCGATCGCGATCACGGAGCCCGGCGGTCCGCGCGTGCTGAAGCCTGAACGCCGTCCGCTGCCCGAACCCGACACCGGCGAGATCCTGATCCGCGTGAAGGCGGCCGGCGTCAACCGGCCGGACGTTCTGCAGCGAAAAGGCGCCTATCCGCCGCCGCCCGGCGCATCCGACCTGCCCGGCCTTGAGGTTTCCGGCATCGTTGTCGCATGCGGCGAAGGCGCCGAACGCTGGCGCATCGGCGCGGAGGTCTGCGCGCTGACGCCCGGCGGCGGCTATGCCGAATACGTCAAGGTGCACGAATCCAACGCCTTGCCGATACCGCACGGCTTCACTTTCACCGAGGCCGCGGCGCTCCCCGAAACCTTCTTCACCGTCTGGCACAACGTCTTCGAGCGCGGAGCGCTGAAGCCCGGCGAGTTCCTGCTGGTCCATGGCGGCAGCTCCGGCATCGGCACCACCGCGATACAGCTTGCCACGCAACTCGGCTCGAAGGTCATCGTCACCGCCGGCTCGGCGGAGAAATGCGCCGCCTGCGAGAAGCTCGGCGCAGTGCGCGCCATCAACTACCGCACGGAGGATTTCGTCGCCGTGGTCAAGGAGGTCACCGGCGGCAAGGGCGCCGACGTGATCCTCGACATGGTAGCCGGGGACTATGTCGCGAAGAACTACCACGCAGCGGCGATGGACGGGCGCATCGTCCAGATCGCCACGCAGGCGGGAGCGGTGGCGAGCGCGGATTTCGCGCGGCTGATGATGAAGCGGCTGACGCACACCGGCTCGACGCTCCGCCCGCGCGGCGTCGAGTTCAAGGGCGCTATCGCGGCCGCGCTTGAGGCCAATGTCTGGCCGCTGCTCGCCGAACGCCGCATCGCGCCTGTGATGGACATGATCTTCCCGCTCACCGAAGCCTGGCGCGCGCATGAGCGGATGGAGGAAGGCGAGCACATCGGCAAGATCGTGCTCGACGTGGCGTAG
- a CDS encoding histidine kinase yields the protein MPTLFRFLTIIAVLVALAYGAMLALVFLVKPTPGEIVVPVSIEDRLKSADKP from the coding sequence ATGCCGACGCTGTTCCGGTTCCTGACGATCATCGCCGTGCTCGTGGCTCTGGCCTACGGGGCGATGCTGGCGCTGGTGTTCTTGGTGAAGCCGACACCGGGCGAGATTGTCGTGCCGGTCTCCATCGAAGACAGGTTGAAATCCGCCGACAAGCCATGA
- a CDS encoding CBS domain-containing protein — MTIDPWAIATIALLALGLGAVLFHRPLLGLLGYELWPTEPQRTAREELMSSVEELQREGGAVTHDRARVGGLLDLHELEVSDVMVHRTKMRSVNADMPPEALLREILQSPHTRMPLWRGTADNIVGVLHAKDLLRALNEVGNDFSRIDVAKIASKPWFVPDTTTLEDQLNAFLRRRSHFAIVVDEYGEMEGLVTLEDIIEEIVGDISDEHDIDMQGVRQEADGSVVVDGSVPIRDLNRALGWALPDDWATTIAGLVIHEAQSIPDEKQAFTFHGKRFIVLRREKNRLTRIRIRPLAAATADAMKPQPTAAEPAGAPGMTPKPDLPAE, encoded by the coding sequence ATGACCATAGACCCCTGGGCCATCGCGACAATCGCGCTTCTGGCGCTGGGCCTCGGCGCGGTGCTGTTCCATCGACCGCTGCTGGGACTTCTAGGCTATGAACTGTGGCCCACCGAACCGCAGCGCACCGCTCGCGAGGAACTGATGTCCTCAGTCGAGGAACTGCAGCGGGAAGGCGGGGCGGTGACGCATGACCGCGCGCGCGTCGGCGGCCTGCTGGACCTGCATGAGCTGGAAGTCTCCGACGTCATGGTCCACCGCACCAAGATGCGCTCGGTCAATGCCGACATGCCGCCGGAAGCCCTGCTGCGCGAAATCCTCCAGAGCCCGCACACCCGCATGCCGCTGTGGCGCGGCACCGCCGACAACATCGTCGGCGTGCTGCATGCCAAGGACCTGCTGCGCGCCCTCAACGAGGTCGGCAACGACTTTTCGCGCATCGACGTGGCGAAGATCGCGTCGAAACCGTGGTTCGTGCCGGACACCACGACGCTGGAGGACCAGCTCAACGCGTTCCTGCGCCGGCGGAGCCATTTCGCCATCGTCGTCGACGAATATGGCGAGATGGAAGGCCTCGTCACGCTGGAAGACATCATCGAGGAGATCGTCGGCGACATCTCCGACGAGCACGATATCGACATGCAGGGCGTCAGGCAGGAGGCGGACGGGTCGGTCGTGGTCGACGGCTCCGTGCCGATCCGCGACCTGAACCGCGCGCTCGGCTGGGCGCTGCCCGATGACTGGGCGACCACGATTGCCGGGCTGGTGATCCACGAGGCGCAGTCCATCCCCGACGAAAAGCAGGCCTTCACCTTCCACGGCAAGCGCTTCATCGTGCTGAGGCGCGAAAAGAACCGGCTGACCCGCATCCGCATCCGTCCGCTTGCCGCCGCGACGGCCGATGCGATGAAGCCGCAGCCGACGGCGGCTGAGCCGGCAGGCGCGCCGGGTATGACGCCGAAGCCCGACCTACCGGCGGAATAG
- a CDS encoding site-specific tyrosine recombinase XerD, whose amino-acid sequence MKAAARIEAFLEMMAAERGASDNTLASYRRDLEDAAAYFGAKGQNLAAAGSAELRAYLDSIAAQGFAASSQARKLSAFRQFFKFLYAEGLRGDDPTGVLDSPRRARTLPKTMSEDTTDRLLGRAAMETANPPDGNRTAAVRLHALVEVLYATGLRVSELVSLPLGVATRDDRFFMVRGKGNKERMVPLSDKAREAMRAWLDERGRVPDGKENPWLFPADSETGYLPRQVFARELKGLAARAGIPAARVSPHVLRHAFASHLLQNGADLRAVQQLLGHSDISTTQIYTHVLEERLLRLVNEHHPLADPAPDRYVTS is encoded by the coding sequence ATGAAAGCCGCCGCCCGCATCGAAGCCTTTCTGGAAATGATGGCCGCCGAACGCGGGGCGAGCGACAACACGCTGGCTTCCTACCGCCGGGATCTCGAGGATGCGGCGGCATATTTCGGCGCAAAGGGCCAGAATCTCGCGGCGGCGGGTTCTGCGGAACTGCGCGCCTATCTCGACAGCATTGCCGCGCAGGGCTTCGCGGCCTCATCGCAGGCACGAAAACTCTCGGCGTTCAGGCAGTTCTTCAAGTTCCTCTACGCCGAAGGCCTGCGGGGCGACGATCCGACCGGCGTGCTGGACAGCCCGCGCAGGGCGCGCACGCTGCCCAAAACGATGAGCGAGGACACGACCGACCGCCTGCTCGGACGTGCCGCGATGGAGACGGCAAATCCGCCCGACGGCAATCGTACGGCAGCGGTTCGCCTGCATGCGCTGGTCGAAGTTCTCTATGCTACCGGCTTGCGTGTCTCGGAGCTGGTCAGCCTGCCGCTCGGTGTCGCCACGCGCGACGACCGCTTCTTCATGGTGCGCGGCAAGGGCAACAAGGAACGCATGGTGCCGCTTTCCGACAAGGCGCGGGAAGCGATGCGCGCCTGGCTTGACGAACGCGGCCGCGTTCCGGACGGAAAGGAGAATCCCTGGCTCTTTCCCGCTGATTCGGAAACCGGCTACCTGCCGCGACAGGTTTTCGCGCGCGAGCTCAAGGGGCTTGCGGCGCGGGCCGGCATTCCGGCGGCCAGGGTGTCGCCGCACGTGCTGCGCCATGCCTTCGCCAGCCACCTGCTGCAGAATGGCGCCGACCTGCGCGCCGTCCAGCAATTGCTCGGGCATTCCGACATATCGACCACGCAGATCTACACGCACGTCCTGGAGGAAAGGCTGCTCCGGCTGGTCAACGAGCACCATCCGCTTGCCGATCCGGCGCCGGATCGCTATGTCACGTCGTGA
- the aroB gene encoding 3-dehydroquinate synthase produces MNAETGKVDVGLGDRSYDILIGPGLIGRAGREIGQRLPGVRAAIVTDENVAAAHLPKLAESLEDAGIAATAIVLPAGEKTKSFDALQQVVDGVLAARLERRDVVIALGGGVIGDLTGFAAGIVRRGMNFVQAPTSLLAQVDSSVGGKTGINSPRGKNLVGVFNQPRLVLADTGTLDTLPSREFRAGYAEVAKYGLIDRPDFFAWLERNWREVFSGGPARAQAIAESCRAKAEIVARDEFETGDRALLNLGHTFGHALEAATNYDGNRLVHGEGVSIGVALAHRFSARLNLASPDDAARVEAHFRDVGLPWRMADIPGPLPDAETLLGFIQQDKKVTRGTLTFILTHGIGQSFIARDVPASEVLAFLKENHPG; encoded by the coding sequence ATGAACGCTGAAACCGGGAAGGTCGACGTCGGGCTTGGCGATCGGTCCTACGACATTCTGATCGGCCCCGGCCTGATCGGCCGCGCGGGCCGGGAAATCGGGCAACGTCTGCCCGGCGTCCGCGCAGCCATCGTCACCGACGAGAACGTCGCCGCCGCCCATTTGCCGAAGCTTGCAGAAAGCCTCGAAGACGCAGGTATCGCCGCGACGGCTATCGTCCTGCCGGCCGGCGAGAAGACGAAAAGCTTCGACGCGCTGCAGCAGGTCGTGGATGGCGTGCTGGCCGCGCGACTGGAGCGCCGCGATGTCGTCATCGCGCTTGGCGGCGGCGTCATCGGCGACCTCACCGGTTTCGCCGCCGGCATCGTGCGGCGTGGCATGAACTTCGTGCAGGCGCCGACCTCGCTGCTGGCGCAGGTCGATTCCTCCGTCGGCGGCAAGACAGGCATTAACAGCCCGCGCGGCAAGAACCTTGTTGGCGTGTTCAACCAGCCCCGCCTCGTGCTGGCCGACACCGGAACGCTCGACACGCTGCCGTCGCGCGAGTTCCGCGCCGGCTATGCGGAAGTGGCGAAATACGGGCTGATCGACCGGCCTGACTTCTTCGCCTGGCTCGAAAGGAACTGGCGCGAAGTCTTTTCCGGCGGCCCGGCGCGCGCGCAGGCGATAGCCGAATCCTGTCGCGCCAAGGCAGAGATCGTGGCGCGCGATGAGTTCGAGACCGGCGACCGCGCCTTGCTCAATCTCGGCCACACATTCGGCCATGCGCTGGAAGCCGCGACGAATTACGACGGCAACCGCCTTGTGCACGGCGAGGGCGTCTCGATCGGCGTGGCGCTCGCGCATCGCTTCTCGGCGCGGCTGAACCTCGCAAGCCCCGACGACGCGGCGCGTGTGGAGGCGCATTTCCGCGATGTCGGCCTGCCCTGGCGCATGGCCGACATTCCCGGCCCCCTGCCCGATGCCGAAACCCTTCTCGGCTTCATCCAGCAGGACAAGAAGGTCACGCGCGGCACGCTCACCTTCATCCTGACCCACGGCATCGGCCAGTCTTTCATCGCCAGGGACGTTCCCGCATCGGAGGTTCTGGCGTTCCTCAAGGAAAACCATCCGGGATGA
- a CDS encoding shikimate kinase: MASEEIVAEILTRLGRRSIVFVGLMGAGKTAIGRKVAATLGLPFLDSDQEIEAVSRMTVPELFERYGEPEFRALEQRVIARILEQGPQVLSTGGGAFMNEQTRSLIAGSAVSVWLKAEIDVLMDRVSKKQNRPLLKAPDPRAVMKRLMAERYPVYATADVTVPTRDEKKEIISAEVINSLFDHLAGRKMATETAG, from the coding sequence ATGGCCAGCGAAGAGATCGTAGCGGAAATCCTGACCCGGCTCGGCAGGCGCTCGATCGTGTTTGTCGGTCTGATGGGCGCCGGCAAGACAGCGATCGGCCGCAAGGTGGCGGCGACGCTCGGCCTGCCGTTTCTGGACAGCGATCAGGAAATCGAGGCGGTTTCGCGCATGACCGTCCCGGAACTCTTCGAACGCTACGGCGAGCCCGAGTTCCGCGCTCTGGAACAACGCGTGATCGCGCGGATTCTGGAGCAGGGACCGCAGGTGCTTTCCACCGGCGGCGGCGCCTTCATGAACGAGCAGACGCGGAGCCTGATCGCGGGCAGCGCGGTGTCCGTCTGGCTGAAAGCCGAAATCGACGTCCTCATGGACCGCGTTTCCAAGAAGCAGAACCGGCCGCTGCTCAAGGCGCCGGACCCGCGCGCGGTGATGAAACGGCTGATGGCGGAACGTTATCCCGTCTACGCCACAGCCGACGTAACGGTTCCGACGCGCGACGAGAAAAAGGAGATCATCTCGGCCGAGGTGATCAACAGCCTGTTCGACCATCTGGCGGGCCGGAAGATGGCCACGGAGACCGCAGGATGA
- a CDS encoding DUF1192 domain-containing protein, translated as MALFDDEPKKPKKAHEIGQDLSLLSVGELTERIELLRAEIGRLEGELSAKGASKSAAEALFRR; from the coding sequence ATGGCGCTTTTCGACGACGAACCGAAAAAGCCGAAAAAGGCGCACGAGATCGGGCAGGACCTGTCGTTGCTGTCGGTGGGCGAACTGACGGAACGGATCGAACTTCTGCGCGCGGAGATCGGCCGGCTCGAAGGCGAGCTTTCAGCCAAGGGCGCCAGCAAGTCGGCTGCGGAGGCGCTATTCCGCCGGTAG
- a CDS encoding transketolase, with the protein MADRKVAMLGDLERKVLWLATWMIHNANHLRDSEDGLKVGGHQASSASLATIMTALYFSVLRPEDRVAVKPHASPIFHAIQYLLGNQTLEKLKNFRGYKGAQSYPSRTKDTDDVDFSTGSVGLGVAQTLFASLAQDYIRTKGWGGDLPEGKMVALIGDAEMDEGNIFEALLEGWKHGVRNTWWVVDYNRQSLDAVVREGLWARFEAMFRNFGWDVVIIKHGKLQQAAFAEPGGDKLRDWIDACPNQLYSALTFQGGAAWRKRLSDDLGDQGDVSRLIDSRSDDELARLMGNLGGHDMPSLLEAFEAARKHDRPVCFIAYTIKGFGLPLAGHKDNHAGLMTPAQVASLQEALKVRAGREWEPFEGLDATPAELKAFLAKVPFNAKGARRYHAPRLPVPETLEFGAQPAMSTQQGFGLIMHEIGKSDAPLADRIVTTSPDVTVSTNLGAWVNRRGLFARKELADVFKAERIPSTYNWTFSPKGQHMELGIAEMNLFILLSALGLSHSIFGERLIPVGTLYDPFIQRGLDALNYACYQDARFILAATPSGITLAGEGGAHQSIATPLIGMAQDGLASFEPAFVDELAAIMRWAFDYVQRDGEAEPDPLSWLRDHVGGSVYLRLSTRTIDQPKRQMTSELAEDVINGAYWMRKPGPNAQLVVAYTGAVAPEAIEAVGLMGEDRRDIGLLAVTSADRLNAGWTAASHAREKGLVHAKSHIERLLDGLPPHCGLVTVIDGHPATLAWLGSVAGHRTRSLGVEHFGQTGSLGSLYRHFGIDAAGIVAAAQALTPGRPIRHLRAVNGDL; encoded by the coding sequence ATGGCCGACAGGAAAGTGGCGATGCTCGGCGATCTGGAGCGCAAGGTGCTCTGGCTCGCGACGTGGATGATCCACAACGCCAACCATCTGCGCGACAGCGAGGACGGGCTGAAGGTCGGCGGCCACCAGGCCTCCTCCGCGTCGCTGGCGACGATCATGACGGCGCTCTACTTCTCGGTGCTCAGGCCGGAGGATCGCGTTGCGGTGAAACCGCATGCCAGCCCGATCTTCCACGCCATCCAGTATCTGCTCGGCAACCAGACGCTGGAGAAGCTGAAGAACTTCCGCGGCTACAAGGGCGCGCAATCCTATCCCTCGCGCACCAAGGACACCGACGACGTGGATTTCTCCACCGGCTCGGTCGGTCTCGGCGTGGCGCAGACGCTCTTCGCCTCGCTGGCGCAGGACTACATCCGCACCAAGGGCTGGGGCGGCGACCTGCCGGAAGGCAAGATGGTCGCGTTGATCGGCGATGCCGAGATGGACGAGGGCAATATCTTCGAAGCCTTGCTCGAAGGCTGGAAGCATGGCGTGCGCAACACGTGGTGGGTGGTAGACTACAACCGCCAGAGCCTCGACGCCGTGGTGCGCGAGGGCCTGTGGGCGCGCTTCGAGGCGATGTTCCGCAATTTCGGCTGGGATGTCGTCATCATCAAGCACGGCAAGCTGCAACAGGCCGCCTTCGCCGAGCCGGGCGGCGACAAGCTGCGCGACTGGATCGACGCCTGCCCCAACCAGCTCTATTCGGCGCTCACCTTCCAGGGCGGCGCGGCATGGCGCAAGCGCCTCAGCGACGATCTCGGCGACCAGGGCGACGTCTCGCGCCTGATCGACAGCCGCAGCGACGACGAACTCGCCCGGCTGATGGGCAATCTCGGCGGCCACGACATGCCGTCGCTGCTCGAAGCCTTCGAGGCGGCGCGCAAGCACGACCGGCCGGTCTGCTTCATCGCCTACACGATCAAGGGGTTCGGCCTGCCGCTCGCGGGCCACAAGGACAACCATGCCGGGCTGATGACGCCGGCGCAGGTCGCGTCCTTGCAGGAGGCGTTGAAGGTGCGTGCCGGCCGCGAATGGGAGCCGTTCGAGGGGCTTGATGCCACGCCGGCCGAACTGAAGGCCTTTCTGGCGAAGGTACCGTTCAACGCGAAGGGCGCCCGCCGCTATCACGCGCCACGCCTGCCCGTGCCGGAAACGCTGGAATTCGGCGCGCAACCGGCCATGTCGACGCAGCAGGGTTTCGGCCTCATCATGCATGAGATCGGCAAGTCGGACGCTCCGCTCGCCGACCGCATCGTGACGACCTCGCCCGACGTCACCGTCTCGACCAATCTCGGTGCCTGGGTGAACCGCCGCGGCCTCTTCGCCCGAAAGGAACTGGCCGACGTCTTCAAGGCCGAGCGCATTCCGTCCACCTACAACTGGACGTTTTCGCCCAAGGGCCAGCACATGGAGCTCGGCATCGCCGAGATGAACCTCTTCATCCTGCTCTCGGCGCTCGGCCTGTCGCATTCGATCTTCGGCGAACGGCTGATCCCGGTCGGCACGCTCTACGACCCGTTCATCCAGCGCGGGCTCGATGCGCTGAACTACGCCTGCTATCAGGATGCGCGCTTCATTCTTGCCGCCACGCCGTCCGGCATCACGCTGGCCGGCGAAGGGGGCGCGCACCAGTCGATCGCCACGCCGCTGATCGGCATGGCGCAGGACGGGCTGGCGAGCTTCGAGCCGGCCTTCGTCGACGAACTGGCCGCCATCATGCGCTGGGCCTTCGACTATGTGCAGCGCGATGGCGAGGCCGAGCCCGACCCGCTGTCATGGCTGCGCGATCATGTCGGCGGCTCGGTCTATCTGCGTCTTTCCACCCGCACCATCGACCAGCCGAAGCGGCAGATGACGTCCGAACTCGCCGAGGACGTCATCAACGGCGCTTACTGGATGCGCAAGCCGGGGCCGAACGCGCAACTCGTCGTCGCCTATACCGGCGCGGTGGCGCCGGAGGCGATCGAGGCAGTCGGCCTGATGGGGGAGGACCGCCGCGACATCGGCCTGCTGGCGGTCACCTCGGCCGATCGGCTGAACGCCGGCTGGACCGCCGCATCACACGCGCGCGAAAAGGGGCTCGTCCATGCGAAGAGCCACATAGAAAGGCTTCTCGACGGATTGCCGCCGCATTGCGGGCTGGTCACGGTCATCGACGGCCATCCGGCAACGCTTGCCTGGCTCGGCTCGGTGGCCGGCCATCGCACGCGTTCGCTCGGCGTCGAGCATTTCGGACAGACCGGCTCGCTCGGCTCGCTCTACCGCCATTTCGGCATCGACGCCGCCGGCATCGTCGCGGCGGCGCAGGCGCTCACGCCGGGAAGGCCAATACGGCATTTGAGGGCTGTGAACGGAGATCTGTGA
- a CDS encoding MBL fold metallo-hydrolase has product MPASRIVRSVAAIVSLSLLWLIAPAQAQEAPVPSRCVAIANALPGVTYASFSPAPTLTQTFVDGPVRITYAGHSTYIIETPGGVRIATDFSGVYGGDPLPDVVTMNKAHRTHFTDAPDPRIGYVLRGWNPEGGPARHAVVVDDVYIRNVPTDIRNWGGELERDGNSIFIFEVANLCIGHLGHLHTRLSDQQYGAIGRLDILMVPIDGGMTQSLGSMSEIATRLYSSMILPMHRHSTPLGEFLGLMGEGFAVDYRDGRSLEVTLKTLPDRPTIVVLEGV; this is encoded by the coding sequence ATGCCTGCCAGCCGTATCGTCAGATCCGTCGCGGCAATCGTTTCGCTGTCCCTGCTGTGGCTGATCGCTCCGGCGCAGGCGCAGGAAGCGCCGGTCCCCAGCAGATGCGTGGCGATTGCCAACGCGTTGCCCGGTGTCACCTATGCCAGCTTCTCGCCGGCGCCGACCCTGACGCAGACTTTCGTCGACGGACCGGTGAGGATCACCTATGCCGGCCATTCCACCTATATCATCGAGACTCCCGGCGGCGTGCGCATCGCCACCGATTTCTCGGGCGTCTATGGCGGCGATCCGCTGCCCGACGTCGTCACCATGAACAAGGCGCACCGCACCCATTTCACCGATGCTCCGGATCCGCGCATCGGGTATGTGCTGCGCGGCTGGAATCCGGAAGGCGGTCCTGCAAGGCACGCCGTGGTGGTCGACGACGTCTATATCCGCAATGTGCCGACCGACATCCGCAACTGGGGCGGCGAACTGGAGCGCGACGGCAACTCGATCTTCATCTTCGAGGTCGCCAATCTCTGCATCGGCCATCTCGGCCACCTGCATACGCGGCTCAGCGACCAGCAATACGGCGCGATCGGCCGGCTCGATATACTGATGGTGCCGATCGACGGCGGCATGACCCAGTCGCTCGGCTCGATGAGCGAGATCGCCACACGGCTCTATTCCTCGATGATCCTGCCCATGCACCGGCACTCGACGCCGCTCGGCGAATTCCTTGGCCTGATGGGCGAGGGTTTCGCGGTCGACTATCGCGACGGCCGCTCGCTGGAGGTGACGCTTAAGACCTTGCCGGACCGCCCGACCATCGTGGTGCTGGAGGGCGTGTAG
- a CDS encoding DUF1013 domain-containing protein has translation MANTLLMPKATAVWLVDNTALSFDQIAQFCTLHPLEVKAIADGESAQGIKGMDPIMTGQLTREEIARGEADENYRLKLSDPKVRVPESKRKGPRYTPLSKRQDRPNAILWLVRNHPELKDAQISRLVGTTKATIEQIRERKHWNAANLVPMDPVTLGLCSQIDLDIEVQRASKGLAPAAPTGDTLLPAALTERLTPETEKPKRDEDEELDANAVFAKLSALKSKEPAEDDSGE, from the coding sequence ATGGCCAATACCCTGCTGATGCCCAAGGCGACCGCCGTCTGGCTGGTCGACAACACCGCGCTTTCCTTCGATCAGATCGCCCAGTTCTGCACGCTTCACCCGCTTGAGGTGAAGGCTATCGCCGACGGCGAATCCGCGCAGGGCATCAAGGGCATGGACCCGATCATGACCGGCCAGCTGACCCGCGAGGAGATCGCGCGCGGCGAAGCCGACGAGAATTATCGCCTGAAGCTCTCGGACCCGAAGGTGCGCGTGCCGGAATCCAAGCGCAAGGGTCCGCGCTACACGCCGCTCTCCAAACGGCAGGACCGCCCCAACGCCATATTGTGGCTGGTGCGCAACCATCCCGAACTCAAGGACGCGCAGATCTCGCGCCTCGTCGGCACGACCAAGGCCACCATCGAACAGATCCGCGAGCGCAAGCACTGGAATGCCGCGAATCTCGTGCCGATGGACCCGGTGACGCTCGGCCTCTGCTCGCAGATCGACCTCGACATCGAGGTGCAGCGCGCCTCCAAGGGCCTCGCGCCGGCCGCGCCGACGGGCGACACGCTGCTGCCGGCCGCACTCACCGAGCGCCTGACGCCCGAAACCGAGAAGCCGAAGCGCGACGAGGACGAGGAACTCGACGCGAATGCCGTCTTCGCCAAGCTTTCGGCGCTGAAGTCGAAGGAGCCGGCTGAGGACGATTCGGGCGAATAG
- a CDS encoding VOC family protein, translated as MSTPKNTICLWYDNDAEAAARFYAETFPDSAVGDIHRAPGDFPSGKQGDVLVVNFTVLGIPCIGLNGGPMFKHNEAFSFQIATDDQEETDCYWNAIVGNGGQESACGWCKDRWGVNWQITPRVLTEALAVGGAEGKRAFEAMMDMRKIDVAAIEAPRRG; from the coding sequence ATGTCCACCCCCAAGAACACGATCTGCCTCTGGTACGACAACGACGCCGAGGCGGCCGCCCGCTTTTACGCGGAGACCTTCCCTGACAGCGCCGTCGGCGACATCCATCGCGCGCCCGGCGACTTTCCATCCGGCAAGCAAGGCGACGTTCTGGTCGTCAATTTCACGGTCCTCGGCATCCCTTGCATCGGCCTCAATGGCGGTCCGATGTTCAAGCACAACGAGGCCTTCTCGTTTCAGATCGCGACCGACGATCAGGAAGAGACCGACTGCTACTGGAACGCCATCGTCGGCAATGGCGGTCAGGAGAGCGCCTGCGGCTGGTGCAAGGACCGGTGGGGCGTCAACTGGCAGATCACGCCGCGCGTATTGACCGAGGCGCTGGCGGTTGGCGGCGCGGAAGGCAAGCGCGCTTTCGAGGCGATGATGGACATGCGCAAGATCGACGTCGCCGCAATCGAGGCGCCGCGCCGCGGCTGA
- a CDS encoding Lrp/AsnC family transcriptional regulator encodes MSEIDDIDRKIIAALQADGKITVNELAEQVGLSPSPCARRVRMLEQAGVIKGYAAIIDQKKVGLPISAFASIKLERQREDALERFSKAVARWPEVVDCYLMTGQRDYLLRIVVRDLEAYEHFLNDKLTRLDGVASIETSFALKQVKRSEILPIG; translated from the coding sequence ATGTCGGAAATAGACGACATCGACCGCAAGATCATTGCCGCGCTGCAGGCGGACGGCAAGATCACCGTCAACGAACTGGCCGAACAGGTCGGGCTGTCGCCCTCGCCCTGCGCGCGGCGCGTCCGGATGCTCGAACAGGCCGGCGTCATCAAGGGTTATGCCGCCATCATCGACCAGAAGAAGGTCGGCCTGCCGATCAGCGCCTTTGCCTCGATCAAGCTGGAGCGCCAGCGCGAGGACGCGCTGGAACGTTTCTCCAAGGCGGTGGCGCGCTGGCCGGAAGTGGTGGACTGCTATCTGATGACCGGGCAGCGCGACTACCTGCTGCGCATCGTCGTGCGCGATCTCGAGGCCTATGAGCACTTCCTCAACGACAAGCTGACGCGCCTCGACGGCGTCGCCTCGATCGAGACCAGCTTCGCGCTGAAGCAGGTGAAGCGCTCCGAAATTTTGCCGATCGGTTAG